The Chryseobacterium suipulveris genome window below encodes:
- a CDS encoding TraR/DksA family transcriptional regulator produces MAEDRQRYSDSDLQEFKRVILEKIAKAEKDLALINESFLNDQNNGTDDTSPTFKAFEEGAETLSKEQNAILAGRQEKFLRDLRNALIRIENKTYGICRVTGKLIPKERLMAVPHATLSIEAKNMQR; encoded by the coding sequence ACAAAGATACAGCGACAGTGATCTACAGGAGTTCAAGAGGGTAATCCTCGAGAAAATCGCGAAGGCAGAAAAAGATTTGGCACTAATCAACGAAAGTTTCCTGAACGACCAGAATAACGGAACCGACGATACTTCCCCAACTTTCAAGGCATTCGAGGAAGGAGCAGAAACATTGAGCAAGGAGCAGAACGCGATTTTGGCGGGACGACAGGAGAAATTCCTGCGTGATCTGCGCAATGCATTAATCCGCATCGAAAACAAAACCTACGGAATCTGTAGAGTTACGGGAAAACTCATCCCGAAAGAACGCTTGATGGCAGTTCCACACGCAACTTTGAGTATTGAGGCGAAAAATATGCAGCGATAA
- a CDS encoding putative toxin-antitoxin system toxin component, PIN family produces MKVVLDTNVLLIAVSRKSRFHKIFSSLVDGEYTICITDDILFEYEEILKKYLDGVVAESIMEIFENAQNVIWINKYFKWNLITEDPDDNKFVDCAIA; encoded by the coding sequence TTGAAAGTCGTTTTAGATACCAATGTTTTATTGATTGCCGTTTCACGAAAATCTAGATTTCATAAAATTTTCAGTTCTTTAGTTGACGGCGAATATACAATCTGCATTACCGATGACATTCTTTTCGAGTATGAAGAAATATTGAAAAAATATTTGGATGGTGTAGTTGCTGAATCCATTATGGAGATTTTTGAAAATGCGCAAAACGTAATTTGGATCAATAAATATTTTAAATGGAATCTGATTACCGAAGATCCGGACGACAATAAATTTGTGGATTGTGCTATCGCTTGA
- a CDS encoding DUF6576 domain-containing protein, producing the protein MNTLIIILLVIVIFGYFFRKEIKEKIAPDKEKNYTIDDKFNSEKREKEKEIDEILSKIGKNGLDDLSEKDRKRLDELSKK; encoded by the coding sequence ATGAACACTTTAATTATAATCCTTCTTGTTATCGTAATTTTTGGATATTTTTTCAGGAAAGAAATCAAAGAGAAGATCGCGCCCGACAAAGAAAAGAATTATACGATCGACGATAAATTTAATTCCGAAAAACGGGAGAAGGAAAAGGAAATTGATGAAATTTTGAGCAAGATTGGGAAGAACGGACTTGACGATTTAAGCGAAAAGGATCGAAAAAGACTGGATGAATTGTCAAAGAAATAA
- a CDS encoding DUF2683 family protein: MESLIVHPKNQMELNALKSMLKEMGIKFEKFHTRNTKTDSKPFVKKETKPKK, encoded by the coding sequence ATGGAATCACTTATCGTTCACCCCAAAAACCAAATGGAACTCAACGCCCTGAAAAGTATGTTAAAGGAAATGGGCATCAAGTTTGAAAAATTTCATACCCGAAATACCAAAACAGACAGCAAGCCATTTGTAAAAAAAGAGACGAAACCTAAAAAATAA
- a CDS encoding lipoprotein signal peptidase: protein MKKIAFVTFIILLIDQVSKFYIKTNFQLGESVDVFPGFKLTFVENPGMAYGFHFGGLIGKYFLVIVRIFLIGGMVYLFRKWLKEGIHGNYLLIPMAMIFAGAIGNLIDGMFYGLIFDSGTVYDESIGRWIDYGGVSKVVPFGEGYSHFMKGCVVDMLHFPLVDWNVPENFPLIGGKHIEFFKYIFNVADSAITVGAALLLIFRKKAFPNGFDF from the coding sequence ATGAAGAAAATCGCATTTGTAACATTCATCATTTTATTAATAGACCAAGTTTCAAAATTCTACATCAAAACCAACTTTCAGTTAGGCGAAAGCGTGGATGTTTTCCCAGGTTTCAAGCTGACTTTCGTCGAGAATCCGGGAATGGCGTATGGTTTTCATTTCGGGGGCTTGATCGGGAAGTATTTTCTGGTTATCGTGCGGATCTTTCTCATCGGAGGAATGGTCTATCTCTTTAGAAAATGGCTCAAAGAAGGCATTCACGGCAATTACCTGCTGATTCCGATGGCGATGATTTTTGCAGGTGCAATCGGAAACCTCATCGACGGAATGTTTTACGGACTGATTTTCGACAGTGGAACCGTTTACGACGAAAGTATCGGCAGATGGATCGATTACGGCGGTGTTTCCAAAGTGGTTCCTTTTGGCGAAGGATACTCGCATTTTATGAAGGGCTGCGTTGTCGATATGCTGCATTTCCCACTTGTTGACTGGAATGTTCCGGAGAACTTTCCCCTTATCGGCGGAAAACATATTGAGTTCTTCAAATATATTTTTAATGTGGCAGATTCGGCGATCACAGTTGGTGCCGCTTTGCTTTTGATTTTCAGAAAGAAAGCGTTTCCGAATGGGTTTGATTTCTAG
- a CDS encoding vancomycin high temperature exclusion protein, which produces MVFVTGANYLVENSTADYVTADISKLPNEKVGLVLGTSEKTDRGYTNYYFKYRIDAAEQLYKSGKVKYLIVSGYNSVHHYNEPEDMMNALIARGIPKDHIFQYFAGFRTLDSVIRAEKIFGQKSFIIISQKFHNQRAVYLARKNNIDAYGFNAKDVNNNSRLKIKIREYFARAKVFVDFALGIKPKFGGEKVMIP; this is translated from the coding sequence ATTGTTTTTGTAACAGGTGCGAATTATCTTGTTGAAAATAGTACAGCGGATTATGTAACTGCGGATATTTCCAAACTGCCCAACGAAAAAGTCGGTTTGGTTTTGGGAACAAGTGAAAAAACCGATAGAGGTTACACCAATTATTATTTCAAATACCGTATCGACGCCGCAGAACAGCTTTACAAATCAGGAAAAGTGAAGTACCTGATTGTAAGTGGTTACAACTCCGTACATCATTACAACGAACCCGAAGACATGATGAATGCACTGATTGCAAGAGGAATTCCGAAAGATCATATTTTTCAGTATTTCGCAGGTTTCCGGACTCTGGATTCGGTGATTCGGGCAGAGAAAATCTTTGGTCAGAAATCGTTCATCATTATTTCTCAAAAATTTCATAATCAAAGAGCAGTTTATCTTGCCAGAAAAAATAATATTGACGCATACGGTTTCAACGCGAAAGATGTCAACAACAATTCGAGACTAAAAATCAAAATCCGTGAATATTTTGCAAGAGCGAAGGTTTTCGTGGATTTTGCTCTGGGTATAAAACCCAAGTTTGGTGGTGAGAAAGTAATGATTCCTTAA
- the trpS gene encoding tryptophan--tRNA ligase, giving the protein MSRILTGIQATGTPHLGNLLGAIIPAIELSKKSENESFLFIANMHSLTQIKNAEELKLNTYQIAAAWLAMGLDTEKTYFYRQSDIPEVCELSWYLSCFFPYSRLQLAHSFKDKADRLEDVNAGLFTYPVLMAADILLYDAEVVPVGKDQLQHLEMARDMGARFNNQMGEVFVLPGAELQKDTMYVPGTDGQKMSKSRGNIINIFLPEKQLKKQIMGIETDSKTLEEPKDPSTDKVFAIYELMATPEQTEILRQKYLAGNFGYGHAKTELLNLILEKFKTEREKFDYYMNNLPELDAKLFEGAEKTRKVAVATLKRVRESLGM; this is encoded by the coding sequence ATGTCACGAATCCTCACAGGAATACAGGCAACGGGAACGCCGCATTTGGGAAACCTTTTGGGAGCGATTATTCCCGCTATCGAACTTTCTAAAAAATCTGAAAACGAATCGTTTCTTTTCATCGCCAATATGCATTCTTTAACACAAATTAAAAATGCTGAAGAACTGAAACTGAACACCTATCAGATTGCCGCGGCTTGGCTCGCAATGGGATTGGACACCGAGAAAACCTATTTTTACAGACAGAGCGATATTCCTGAAGTTTGTGAATTGTCGTGGTATTTGTCTTGTTTTTTTCCGTATTCGAGGTTGCAGTTGGCGCACTCTTTTAAAGATAAAGCCGACCGCTTGGAAGATGTGAATGCCGGGCTTTTTACCTATCCGGTTTTGATGGCGGCAGATATTTTACTTTACGATGCAGAAGTTGTTCCTGTAGGAAAAGACCAATTACAGCACTTGGAAATGGCGCGAGATATGGGTGCGAGATTTAATAATCAAATGGGTGAAGTTTTTGTTTTGCCGGGAGCGGAATTACAGAAAGACACGATGTATGTTCCCGGAACTGACGGACAGAAAATGTCGAAATCCAGAGGAAATATCATCAATATCTTCTTGCCCGAAAAGCAATTGAAAAAACAGATTATGGGAATCGAAACCGATTCGAAAACGCTGGAAGAGCCAAAAGATCCGTCAACAGACAAGGTTTTTGCAATCTACGAACTCATGGCCACTCCTGAACAGACTGAAATCTTGAGACAAAAATATCTCGCAGGAAATTTCGGTTACGGACACGCGAAAACAGAATTGTTGAATTTAATTTTAGAAAAATTCAAAACCGAAAGAGAAAAATTCGACTACTACATGAACAACTTGCCAGAACTGGATGCCAAACTTTTTGAGGGCGCAGAAAAAACCAGAAAAGTTGCGGTTGCAACTTTGAAAAGAGTAAGGGAAAGTTTGGGAATGTAA
- a CDS encoding DUF3276 family protein, producing the protein MSDYKERHENEIFTKVLKAGRRTYFFDVRETKAGDYYLTITESKKNFGENGEATFEKHKIYLYKEDFKSFEEMFKESTDFIISQKGEDVISEKHDKDFKSRSFTIESDEEIE; encoded by the coding sequence ATGAGTGATTACAAGGAACGCCACGAAAACGAAATTTTCACAAAGGTGTTGAAGGCAGGAAGAAGAACATATTTCTTTGATGTGCGCGAGACGAAAGCGGGGGATTACTATCTGACGATTACCGAAAGCAAAAAGAACTTCGGCGAGAATGGTGAGGCGACTTTCGAGAAACACAAAATCTATCTCTACAAGGAAGATTTCAAGAGTTTCGAAGAGATGTTTAAGGAATCTACGGATTTCATCATCAGTCAGAAAGGGGAGGACGTAATCTCTGAGAAACACGACAAAGACTTTAAGTCCCGCTCGTTCACGATTGAATCGGACGAAGAAATTGAATAA
- a CDS encoding ABC transporter ATP-binding protein, protein MNALKTLNPSFWKHRILLFWGFLFIVASNFFNIYKVQFVGKSVDAISQTEKLGFNKEVLMYVGIIVGSSLLTGFFTFMMRQTIIVASRRIEYQLKNKIYNHYQELSLTDFKKTTIGDLMNRLSEDVVAVRMYLGPGVMYVVNLLVLLIITSIYMLNTNVSMTLWSLLPLPLLSFVIYKVSSIINRKSKIMQKSQSAISTFVQDSFSGIRVIKFFAKEKYIEKNYGIKVKDYQDKALDLAKTEAYFFTIILFVIGLLNVVILLIGGQKYMSNELSVGKIADFFLYINILIWPFSMVGWVTSVNQRAEASMARINEFLDMKTEIINHNHEIYPIKGDIEFRNVSYTYPNTGIRALENLSFKIEAGKSLAIMGKTGSGKSTIALLLARLIDPTEGEIFIDGKNLKEHNLDNYRNYIGYIPQESFLFSDTIENNIGFAIDQPSIELVEEYAKKADVHKNIVEFKDQYKTMVGERGVMLSGGQKQRIAIARALIKQPKILIFDDSLSALDTETEENILQNIENEIQSCTSIIITHRESSAKRADKILNLTPIENIESA, encoded by the coding sequence ATGAACGCCCTTAAAACCCTCAATCCTTCTTTCTGGAAACACCGCATCCTGCTGTTTTGGGGATTCCTGTTCATTGTTGCGAGTAATTTCTTTAATATTTACAAAGTTCAGTTTGTTGGGAAATCGGTGGATGCGATTTCGCAGACCGAAAAACTCGGATTCAACAAGGAAGTCCTGATGTATGTGGGAATTATCGTGGGGTCATCGTTACTTACGGGATTTTTCACCTTTATGATGCGGCAAACCATTATCGTTGCTTCCAGAAGAATTGAGTACCAACTGAAAAACAAAATCTACAACCATTACCAGGAACTTTCGCTCACCGACTTCAAGAAAACGACGATCGGGGATTTGATGAACCGACTCAGCGAGGACGTGGTTGCAGTGAGAATGTACCTCGGTCCAGGTGTGATGTATGTGGTGAATCTCCTGGTATTGCTCATTATCACGAGTATCTATATGCTCAACACCAATGTTTCGATGACGCTTTGGTCGCTGCTTCCGCTGCCGCTGCTTTCGTTTGTGATCTACAAAGTAAGCTCCATCATCAACAGGAAATCGAAGATTATGCAGAAAAGCCAGTCGGCGATTTCGACCTTCGTGCAGGACAGTTTTTCGGGAATCCGCGTCATTAAGTTCTTTGCAAAAGAAAAGTATATCGAGAAAAATTACGGGATCAAGGTGAAGGATTATCAGGATAAAGCCCTCGATTTGGCGAAAACTGAGGCGTATTTTTTCACCATCATTTTGTTTGTGATCGGATTGTTGAATGTCGTCATCCTTTTGATCGGTGGACAAAAATATATGTCGAACGAGCTTTCTGTTGGTAAAATCGCAGATTTCTTCCTCTACATCAATATTCTGATTTGGCCGTTTTCGATGGTGGGTTGGGTAACCTCCGTGAATCAGAGAGCGGAAGCTTCGATGGCGAGAATCAACGAGTTTCTCGATATGAAGACCGAAATCATTAACCACAACCACGAAATTTATCCGATTAAGGGCGATATCGAATTCCGAAATGTTTCCTATACTTACCCGAATACGGGAATCAGGGCGCTGGAAAATCTCAGCTTTAAAATTGAAGCCGGTAAATCTTTGGCGATAATGGGAAAAACGGGAAGCGGGAAATCTACCATTGCACTTTTGCTCGCTCGATTAATTGATCCAACTGAAGGCGAAATCTTCATCGACGGTAAAAATCTGAAAGAGCACAATCTCGATAACTACCGAAACTACATTGGTTATATTCCGCAGGAAAGTTTCCTTTTTTCTGACACGATTGAAAATAATATCGGTTTCGCGATCGATCAACCAAGTATAGAACTCGTGGAGGAATATGCGAAAAAAGCCGATGTACACAAGAATATCGTGGAGTTCAAAGACCAGTACAAAACGATGGTCGGCGAACGTGGAGTGATGCTTTCCGGAGGTCAGAAACAGCGAATCGCTATTGCAAGAGCTTTGATCAAGCAACCAAAAATCCTGATTTTTGACGATTCGCTTTCCGCTTTAGATACCGAAACTGAAGAAAACATCCTGCAAAACATCGAAAACGAGATCCAGAGCTGCACTTCCATCATCATCACTCACCGCGAATCAAGCGCAAAACGTGCAGATAAAATATTGAATCTCACCCCGATAGAAAATATTGAATCTGCCTAA
- a CDS encoding DUF6364 family protein, whose amino-acid sequence MDAKLTLKLKESVIERAKRYASDRKTSLSRLIENYLDSLTSDSTPDFEISPFVKSIATGKSVPLDVEKKNNNDDYIQYQDQKHR is encoded by the coding sequence GTGGATGCGAAACTGACTTTAAAGCTAAAAGAATCTGTGATCGAGCGCGCTAAGAGATATGCTTCCGACAGGAAAACGAGTTTGTCACGACTGATTGAGAATTACTTGGACTCGTTGACAAGTGACTCGACTCCGGATTTCGAAATTTCCCCCTTTGTGAAAAGTATCGCGACTGGAAAAAGTGTTCCGCTTGATGTGGAAAAAAAGAACAATAATGACGACTACATTCAGTATCAGGATCAAAAACACCGATAA
- a CDS encoding type II toxin-antitoxin system VapC family toxin produces the protein MQKLFLDTNIVVDFLGEREEVYRSAARVMTLADQKKIKIFTTSNTISTSYYLLSKYESPKAALEKIRKFKVLCSVSAMSDEVIDKAIASDFKDVEDAIQYFSAIATHCDLIITRNGKDFKNALIPVMNAESFLQTLK, from the coding sequence ATGCAAAAGCTATTTTTAGACACCAACATCGTGGTAGATTTTCTCGGTGAACGCGAAGAAGTTTATCGATCTGCAGCCAGAGTGATGACTTTGGCGGATCAAAAGAAAATCAAAATCTTCACCACCTCCAATACGATTTCCACGAGTTATTATTTGCTGTCGAAATATGAAAGTCCGAAAGCTGCGCTGGAAAAAATCAGAAAATTCAAGGTGCTTTGCTCGGTTTCTGCAATGAGCGACGAAGTGATTGATAAGGCGATTGCCTCCGATTTCAAAGATGTTGAAGATGCGATCCAGTATTTTAGCGCAATTGCAACCCATTGCGACCTGATTATCACGAGGAACGGCAAGGATTTCAAAAACGCGTTGATTCCCGTGATGAATGCCGAAAGTTTTCTGCAAACTTTGAAATAG
- the nusB gene encoding transcription antitermination factor NusB yields the protein MLGRRQIREKVVGSLYSYHQNPIKYDVLEKNMFTEIEKIYNLYIYQLNFLVALKHLAEKQIEIGKNKYIKTEDEINPNQKFINNQILKKIEENDERLSFTSKHQELKWELHDDLLVKTFQRMKAGKRYQDFMQEEGYSFEEDQKFIGKLFLRYIAENEDFHEHLEEKEMSWGDDFHISNSMIQKTIGFFRENEPSHTLIKMIKDDEDREFASKLLKQSLNHWEESEEKVKVRLENWDLERISLIDKIILIAAITELDYFPLTPGRVIINEYIEISKVFSTDRSNIFINGILDKYTKEINRN from the coding sequence ATGTTAGGAAGAAGACAAATTCGTGAAAAAGTGGTGGGATCACTTTATTCTTACCACCAAAACCCCATCAAATACGATGTTCTCGAGAAAAATATGTTTACCGAAATCGAGAAAATCTACAACCTCTACATTTACCAGCTTAATTTTTTGGTTGCCCTGAAACATTTGGCGGAAAAGCAGATTGAAATCGGCAAGAACAAATACATCAAAACCGAGGACGAAATCAATCCCAACCAAAAATTCATCAACAACCAGATCCTGAAAAAAATTGAGGAAAACGACGAACGGCTTTCCTTTACCTCGAAACACCAGGAACTGAAATGGGAACTCCACGACGACTTGCTTGTAAAGACTTTCCAAAGGATGAAGGCAGGAAAAAGATACCAGGACTTTATGCAGGAAGAAGGGTATTCTTTCGAGGAAGACCAAAAATTTATCGGGAAACTTTTCCTTCGATATATTGCTGAAAACGAGGATTTTCACGAGCATCTTGAGGAAAAGGAAATGAGTTGGGGCGACGATTTCCATATCTCGAACTCGATGATCCAAAAAACCATCGGATTTTTCAGGGAAAACGAACCGAGCCACACTTTGATCAAGATGATTAAAGATGACGAGGACCGCGAATTTGCATCAAAACTTTTGAAACAATCCCTCAATCATTGGGAAGAAAGCGAAGAGAAAGTGAAAGTACGCCTCGAAAACTGGGACTTGGAAAGGATTTCACTCATCGACAAAATCATCCTGATCGCTGCAATTACCGAACTCGACTATTTCCCACTGACTCCAGGAAGAGTGATTATCAACGAATATATCGAGATTTCTAAAGTTTTCTCGACGGATCGTTCCAACATTTTCATTAATGGAATTTTAGACAAATACACTAAAGAAATAAATCGTAACTAA
- a CDS encoding DUF1573 domain-containing protein, translating to MKNLIKVLPLAAAMTLMSCKKDQKADQLITEEETAIVAPTPPTQEEMVTEAQSKPLTTLALSESNFEFGKVKKGEHVEHVYEVTNTGKNPLIISQVKPGCGCTAPDYTKDPILPGQKGQITLKFDSTNFDGLVNKQAEVYANVETAPVVISFTADVQPK from the coding sequence ATGAAAAATTTAATTAAAGTATTACCACTCGCTGCAGCAATGACTTTGATGAGCTGCAAAAAAGACCAGAAAGCAGACCAACTAATCACCGAGGAAGAAACTGCAATTGTGGCACCAACACCGCCAACTCAGGAAGAAATGGTAACCGAAGCGCAGTCGAAACCATTGACGACTTTGGCACTTTCTGAATCAAATTTTGAGTTCGGAAAGGTGAAGAAAGGCGAACATGTTGAACATGTTTACGAAGTAACCAACACGGGAAAAAACCCCCTGATCATTTCGCAGGTAAAACCTGGATGTGGCTGTACTGCGCCTGACTACACAAAAGACCCGATCCTTCCTGGACAAAAAGGACAGATTACGCTGAAGTTTGATTCCACCAACTTCGATGGATTGGTCAACAAACAGGCGGAAGTTTACGCTAATGTAGAAACAGCTCCTGTCGTGATTTCTTTCACTGCAGACGTTCAACCTAAATAA
- the yajC gene encoding preprotein translocase subunit YajC encodes MITIFLQASQPDSMMPTLLMMGAMFVGFYFLMIRPQMRKQKQEKNFQDNLKVGSRVVTTSGLHGRIAQIQDDGVVIETLSGKLKFEKAAISREFTQQRFPDSATDEKK; translated from the coding sequence ATGATTACCATATTTTTACAGGCATCTCAACCGGACTCGATGATGCCGACGCTTCTGATGATGGGCGCAATGTTCGTGGGATTTTATTTCCTGATGATCCGTCCGCAGATGAGAAAACAGAAACAGGAAAAAAACTTCCAAGATAATCTGAAAGTTGGAAGCAGAGTTGTAACGACTTCGGGACTTCACGGAAGAATCGCTCAAATCCAAGACGACGGAGTGGTGATCGAAACCCTTTCCGGAAAACTGAAATTTGAGAAAGCAGCAATTTCGAGAGAATTTACACAGCAAAGATTCCCAGATTCTGCAACAGACGAAAAGAAATAA
- a CDS encoding putative transporter, which yields MFEWLKALLFPVENPTVTQSIVAIMLAIGTGIFFGRLKLGKITFGVSAVMFTGLILGHFGYRIQPGILDFIRDFGLILFVYGIGLQVGPSFFSSFRNEGLKFNILAVSTVLLGGVVTIVLYKLTGLKIEDLVGIMSGSVTNTPGLGAAKNTIEEIKNSFPDRVFNDPTIGYAITYPLGVFGIIGTIIFTKFLLRINSDEEMKKFRMSKINRELPLTHKKMRVTNPEFFGKTIHQVTKELGKEIVISRLKHSGSEAVKSPTLDMELRERDVLMLVGLEKDLAEFIAKVGRPSTDQFIESDSDVRKKNIFVTKESAIHKNLAELDLFNTYDLKVTRVFRAGREILPRPSLELFYGDKLRVIGSDEAIAEVEKIIGNSEKKLLEPDFLSLFGGLLLGVILGSIPIVIPSLPVPIKLGFAAGPLIVALLISRYGGISFIHSYINNGAIYFMKDFGICLFFAAVGIHAGDGFYENFVKYNGWNWLLFGSAITFIPLIIMVIIGRFFMKINFLQLAGIMSGSYTDPAALSFSTNYLDSDIPIQSYAQVYPLVTIFRIFVASLLILIFS from the coding sequence ATGTTCGAATGGTTAAAAGCGCTGCTGTTTCCTGTTGAAAATCCGACCGTTACGCAATCCATTGTCGCCATTATGCTTGCAATTGGTACGGGAATATTTTTTGGGCGACTCAAGTTGGGGAAGATCACTTTCGGAGTTTCCGCGGTAATGTTTACGGGATTGATTCTGGGACATTTCGGTTATCGAATTCAGCCAGGAATTCTCGATTTTATCAGAGATTTCGGTTTGATTTTGTTTGTGTACGGAATCGGACTTCAAGTGGGTCCGTCGTTTTTTTCATCTTTTCGAAATGAGGGATTAAAGTTCAATATCCTTGCAGTTTCCACCGTGCTTTTGGGTGGCGTGGTCACGATTGTTCTGTACAAACTTACAGGTCTAAAAATTGAAGACCTGGTCGGAATAATGAGTGGTTCCGTGACCAACACTCCTGGATTGGGAGCAGCGAAAAATACGATTGAGGAAATCAAAAACTCTTTTCCAGACAGGGTTTTTAACGATCCCACCATCGGTTACGCCATTACTTATCCACTCGGTGTTTTCGGAATTATTGGGACGATCATCTTTACAAAATTTCTTCTGCGAATCAACAGCGATGAGGAAATGAAGAAGTTCAGAATGTCGAAGATTAACCGCGAACTGCCTTTAACCCACAAAAAAATGAGGGTGACCAATCCTGAATTCTTTGGAAAAACCATCCATCAGGTGACGAAAGAATTGGGAAAAGAAATAGTGATTTCCCGACTTAAACACAGCGGAAGTGAAGCGGTGAAATCGCCGACACTCGATATGGAACTGCGTGAACGAGATGTGTTGATGCTGGTCGGACTTGAAAAAGACCTGGCCGAATTCATCGCAAAAGTGGGTCGTCCTTCAACTGACCAATTTATCGAATCGGATTCGGATGTACGGAAGAAAAATATTTTCGTGACCAAAGAATCTGCGATCCATAAAAACTTGGCTGAACTCGACTTGTTCAATACTTACGATTTAAAGGTGACGAGAGTTTTCCGTGCAGGTCGCGAAATTTTGCCGAGACCGTCTCTCGAACTTTTCTACGGCGATAAATTGCGGGTCATCGGTTCCGACGAAGCCATTGCCGAAGTCGAAAAAATCATCGGAAACTCTGAAAAAAAACTGTTGGAGCCCGATTTTCTCTCCCTTTTTGGTGGTCTTCTTTTGGGTGTGATTTTGGGTTCGATTCCGATTGTGATTCCAAGTCTTCCTGTTCCGATCAAGCTCGGTTTCGCAGCAGGACCGCTGATTGTTGCACTTCTTATTTCGAGATATGGCGGAATTTCGTTCATCCATTCCTATATCAACAATGGTGCGATTTATTTTATGAAGGATTTTGGGATCTGTCTGTTTTTTGCCGCGGTCGGAATTCACGCGGGAGACGGATTCTATGAAAATTTCGTGAAGTACAACGGCTGGAACTGGTTGCTTTTTGGTTCGGCGATCACCTTTATTCCATTAATTATTATGGTGATTATCGGAAGGTTTTTTATGAAGATCAATTTCCTGCAACTCGCTGGAATTATGAGCGGAAGCTATACCGATCCCGCCGCACTTTCGTTCAGTACCAATTATCTGGATTCTGATATTCCGATTCAAAGTTATGCGCAGGTGTATCCGCTGGTGACGATTTTCAGGATATTTGTCGCGAGTTTGCTGATTCTGATTTTTTCGTAA